Genomic window (Gelria sp. Kuro-4):
TAAGTAATCCTCAAGCTGCTTTGTGTCGTTAAACAGGTAAGGGACACTAATGGCTGTAAACCTGGGCTCGAAATTAGCGTAAAGGGAAGTGGATAGAACCAGCATGTCGAGCGAACCCGCGCCCAATTGCTTCACAGCCGCAGCCGGATCGCCGCCGTAAAGGCTTCCGTTGGGCGAGACTTTAATTTCAATACTGCCGTTGCTTTTTTCACCAACAGCCTTGGCAAACTCTTTCGCGGCCACAGTGATTGAGGAGCTATCCGGGTCGGGTGTAGCCAGATTCATTACCACTTTCTTCGCCGCCTGCCCGCCCTGTGTGCCCCCGCCGGTCGGCGCCGGCTGGCTGCACCCAGCTAACAGGAAGAGCGCGAGGACGGCCACCAGGATCCGCTTCACCATTTCGCCGAAACCCCCTTCTTCTTTTCCGGACCTTTCGTCCAGGTCTATGTTTCTTAATTCGCCGTTAACATTCTAATTCCTTCATATTTGTTCACTTGTAGTCATTGATATTTCCTTATCAATCTATATGCGTCAATATCGTTCATCTTGGTTATAATTCCAGGCGGCACAGGGATAAGGGCTTGATATGCCCAACAAAGGGAAAATCCCGGCTCCCAAGGCCGGGGCCGGGCTGCAGGTGATGCGAGGCCAAACCCGTAATAGGCTTCATCAAACCTGCTTAAACGTCAGCGTATCCGCCGGGTAGTCGAGGAGGGAGGCGAGTTCGTCGTCGAGGCGCAGGAGGGAGACGGAGCAACCGGCCATCTCCATGGAGGTGGCGAACTCGCCGACGTAGCTGCGGTGGATCTTGATGCCGTGCGCCTTGAGGTAATCGGCCACGGCCCGCCCGACAATGTAAAGCTCCATGAGGGGTGTGGCACCCAGGCCGTTGATGAGGACGGCCACCGTCTCACCGCCCTTTAAGGGGAAGTCCGCGGCCGCTTTGCTCACGAGAAGCTCGGCCACTTCGTTCGCCGGGCGCAGCTTGGTGCGCTCGATGCCGGGTTCACCGTGGAGGCCCATGCCGATTTCCATCTCGTCCTCGCCGATGCTGAAGGTTGGCGCGCCCTTGGCCGGCACGGTGCAGGAGGTGAGCGCCATGCCCATGCTCCTGAGGTTCTCAGCGGCCTTTTTCCCGAGCGCCAGCACCCGCTCGAAGGGCATCAGCCGCGCGGCAGCCGCGCCGGCGATCTTCTGGACGAAGAAGTTGCCGGCGATGCCCCGGCGCCCTACCGTGTAGGTGCTGTTTTCCACCGCCACGTCGTCGTTGACCACGATGGTGTCGACCTTCATCCCTTCGGCCCGGGCCATCTCCTGGGCCATGTCGAAGTTTAAAATGTCGCCGGTGTAGTTGTTGTAAATCTGGATAACACCTGCGCCCCCGTCCACCGCCTTGAGGGCGGCCAGGATGTGGTCGGGGGTGGGCGAGGTGAAGACGTCGCCCTGCACGCCCGCGTCCATCATGCCCGGGCCGACGCAGCCCCAGAAGGCCGGTTCGTGGCCGCTCCCCCCGCCGGCGATAAGGCCTACTTTGCCCGCCACGGGGGCGTCGCGCCGCACGAGAACATAAAAGTCCGGGAGCTTACGGACCCGTTCGGGATGCAGGCGCTCAATTCCCTCCAGCGTTTCCGTTACCACGTCCTCAACCCGGTTAATTAGCTTCTTCATACCTATTCCTCCCCTCCCGCCGGTTATCTCTAGTTATTATACTATATAAAACTGGTAATTACGACTCTTTTGGCCACTCTAAATTCAGTACGGTCGGCAGGAAAAGAAACAGCGCCGGAGGGCGGCCGCCCGGGCGGCACGCAGATCAGCACAGGCTTGTCGTTGCCGGCTTATAGGGTCGGAACGGGTGAAACATTGCCACTAAGTCCATGCAGATGTGGTACAATATTACCAACAAGGCACGGGAACCGGCCGACTAACCGACCGAGAAAGGGGGACGATCTCATGCCTGAAAGAAGTGGTGATTGGTTCCGGCAGGCGGAGGCCGACCTGCGGCACGCCCATAATTCCCTGGCCAGCGGGGACTACGAGTGGGCCTGTTTCGCCGCTCAGCAGGCCGCGGAAAAAGCAGTGAAGGCCCTTTTCCAAAGCCTTCACCTGGACGCATGGGGCCACACTGTGAGCCTTCTGCTCGCCAATCTCCCCCAGGGACAAGCGGTACCGCAGGACCTCCTGGACAAGGCCAAGGTGCTTGACAAGCACTACATCCCCGCGCGTTACCCGAACGGCTTTGAGAGCGGTGCCCCGACCGATTTCTACACGCGGCCGGAAGCAGAACAGGCCGTCCGAATCGCAGGTGAGATCATTGCCTTCTGTAAAGATCATCGCGGCGAATGAGCCCGAAGTAAGACGGGCTCTGCGTCAGTACGTGGCGAGCTTAAAGAAAAGGCAGGAAGTAAAGGCAGTCTACCTCTGTGGTTCCTGGGCCAGAGGGCGTCATTCCCCTTACAGTGATGTCGATCTGCTCGTTCTCCTCAGCGCAGGGGACCAGCGGCGGCCGTTCGACCGGGTTCCAGACTACCTACCCGCGCGTTTTCCTGTGAGTCTCGACCTGTTCATTTACACCAAGGAAGAGCTGGCGCGTAATGAGTTCGCCCAAAACCTCCTGGCTACCGGCATCCCCTTGTAAAAGGGGTTTTGTTTTGCTCTACTCGTTCAGGCTCTGCTCGAAGGTCCCCCACACCACCGGCCGGCCTTCGTCCACCATAAGCCGGCCGCGGGCCCAAACCTGGTGGAGGGTAAGTTCCGGCGTTAGCACGGCCAAATCCGCATCCGCACCCACCTGTATGCCGCCCTTCTGCGGCCAGAGCCGGAGCAGGCGGGCCACGTTGCGGGTGAGCACCTGCGCGGCCTGCTCCAGCGGGAGCCCTTCTTTTTGCACCAGGTCGCACAGCTCACCAAGCAGGGAGTCTTCTTTACCGACGAGGAGCCCTCGCAACTGCCCGTGAGAATCGAAATCGGGCGCGCTGCCGAAACCGTCAGAGCTCATGGTGATGTGTTCCAGCGGCACGCCTTTCGCCAGCGCCTGCGCAACGGCCTGGCTGGGCTTGATGGCCGCCGGCACCGCCCTGGTGGGCACGATGCTGGAGGTGATGTCCAGAAAGCCGCCCCGCTTGCCCCACCGCAACGCGTCTTCGAACAGCCAAGGGTTACGGTTGACGTGGGTGGGAACAAATTGCGTAAGGGGGATTTCCGATTCATCGACGATGTGAAAGAGCAGCTTCAGCCCGCCCCGCCCGTCGCCCAGGTGCAGGTGCACCACCCCGGCCTTGCCGCTCAGCATCCCCCCGACGCGCGCTTCGGCGGCCAGCTTCTCAATCTCCTCCGGCCGTGGCTCGGACGAGCGGTGATCCGAGATGGCTATCTCCCCCGTCCCGATCACCTTATCGACGAGCACCAGGTCCGAACGCACGCTGCCGGTGAGGGTGCGCGTGGGCACCTCGTAGGCGCCGGTGTAAATGTAGGTGCTGATGCCTTCCGCTTCCAGGCCGCGCGCCTTGGCCAGGAGCCCCGCCATGTGCCGGGTGACACCGTCGGTGCCGAGAAGCCCCACCACCGTCGTCACGCCACAGCGCGTGATGGCGGAAAGCTCCGCCTCGGGGGTACGCGTGGCGAAGCCCCCCTCGCCACCCCCGCCGGCGATGTGAACATGCTGGTCGATGAAGCCCGGGAGCAGGTAATAACCGGAAAGGTCAACCTCAGCTGCCTGCCATCCCGCCGGAACCTCCAGTTCCGGGCCGAGGGCAGCGATGCGCTCGCCCGCCACCAGGACGTCCTGCCGGCCCAGGTCTTCCGGCGCAAAGACCCTGGCTCCCCTGAGAAGCGTGAAGAATGGCTTTCCCGTCACAGCACTACCCGCCTTTCTCTCCGGCGCACCGCCTCAGCGCCCCTAGCCTTCCACCGGACGGCACAGCGCATGCGCCGCTTTCCTGCTTGCCGCCGCTGGTCGGTGAAAAGTAAAAGCCGTTCAGGAAGCAGCCGAAAAGGGAATGCCGGTCCGGATGGCGAACTAAGCTCAGAATTCGTTTACCGGAGTGAGTTACGTGACGGCCAGGACTAAAATGCTGCTGGGCGGCATCATCTCTGTAGCGCTCAGCGCCGGTTCCCTCGCTTACATCTTCTTTCGCCTGCCGGGCGAAACCTTTCCCCTCACCTCAAGACTCATCCGCTGGAGCAGCATCCTGGCAGCTCTTTCCCTGCTCATCCTGGCCTGGCTCTGCGACGCGCTGCGCCTTAAGTTCCTGGCACGCGCCCTCAATAAAGGGCTGCCGCTTGCCACCGGGCTCAGGGCGATCCTGGCGGGGAACTTCGTCACCCTGGTGACACCTTTTCTTTTCGGCGGTGCTCCAGCCGTGGCGTACATCTTGACCCAAGCTGACCTCACCTGGACAGAGGCCAGTGCTGTTGTGGCTGCCGGCGGTTGGGTCGCCCAGGGAGCGCTGGCGGCGCTTTCACTGCTCGCCCTGCTCACCCTGCGCCTGCTGCGGCTTTCCCTGCCGTTGTCCGCTCTCTTTCTTGCCGGCATTGCCACCCACATCCTCGTCCTGGCGACAGCCGGATTCCTTGTCCTGCGACCGGAGCTGGCCGAACTTGTGCTGCGTTTCGTGCCTGGGCGCCTGCGCCCGCAGGCGCAGCGCGCCCTTCGACGGTTTCAAGCCCATATGGAACAGCTGTTTACGGCAAGTCCACGCTGGCTGTTTCTCTCCTTCGGCTGCGCCGCATTCTACTTTCTCCTCTTTTTCGCCATCGCGCCGGCCCTCCTGTCCCCCCGGGCGCCCACCTTGAGCTGGCCAGCCCTGGCGGCCTTCCAGGACGCGGCGTACCTGGCGGCCGCCTTTGCCCCCACCCCGGGGGGAAGCGGGGCCAGCGAGTTCGGCATCCTCTACATCTTCCGCCGAGTGCTGCCGCTCCCGCTGGTTAAGGAGTACGTCCTCTGGTGGCGCCTTCTGACTTTTTACCTCAACCTGCTCGCCGGCGGCATCGCCCTCAGCCTCAGCACCTGGCGGCTTTTCACCCGGCCGGAAAGCGGCGGGCACACTTAAAGGGACTGGTTCCAGCGACCAGTGCCCTTTTCTTGCTTCCGGCCTTACGCGACGCGATGCGCCAGCGCCAGGGCCAGGATCTTGGTACCAGTGAGCAGGGCCTCGGTGGCAAAACTCATGTGCGGGTCGTGCAGCCCCGGCGTGGCATCCGCGCCCAGGGCCAGGAAAGCCGTCTTGAGGCTGCGGTCGGCCATCTTGAACTCGTGGAAGTCGTCGCTCCCCGGGCTGTGGATGGGCTCCAGCAGCCCCTCCGGGCCGAGGACTGCTTCAATGGCCCTCGCCAGGTTGGCGACGGCTTCCTGGTCGTACTCGGCCGCCGGCACAGAACCGAGGACGTTAAACTCGGCCGTTCCACCCACCGCGGCGGCGCCGCCGGCGCAGGCCGCCTTCACCTTGGCTGCAATCTCCTCCATCAAGGCGTTTGTCTCGGCACGCAGGTCCAAGGTAAAGACCACCTTATCAGGGATGATGTTGCTCGCCACCCCACCGCCGGCGATCTTTGTAACCTTGGCCGACCACTGCTGGGCCGGGTTGGCCCAAAGCGAGTTGATGCCCAGGATGGCGAGCGCCGCGCCGTCGATGGCGTTCACGCCCAGGTGCGGCCGCGCCCCGTGTGCCGCCCGTCCCTTGATGGTAACCTCTGCTACCGTGCTGCCGCCGTGCCAGAGCGCCGGTGCCGCCTGGCCGAGCCGCGCCTCTTGAATGGGACGGATGTGCACGCCGTAGAGCTCGTCCAGCCCTTGGCCGGCCCCGGCCGCCACCATGTTCTTGGCCCCCACCAGGCGCTCTTCCGCCGGCTGGAAGATCACGCGCACCCGGCCGCGTTTAACCAGTCCCAGTTCCTTAAGGATCTTAAGGGTCCAGAGCCCCATGGTAGAGTGGGCATCGTGCCCGCAGGCATGCAGGTAGTACGTCTCGCCGGCCTCATTCTTGAAAGGCAAGGCATCCATGTCGGCCCTCAGGCCCACGCTCGGGCCGGGCTCCGCTCCCGCCACCTCGGCGGTAAAGCCCGTCTCCGTAAGCTCCCGGACAGCGATGCCGGCCTCTGCCAGCCTGGCCTTGAGGTAAGCGGCGGTCTTGTGCTCCTCCAGACCCCACTCCGGCAGGCCGTGCAGGTCGTGAAACGTCTTGAGAATCTCTGCACGGTATGCCTCGACAGCTCTCGCAATGGCTGCGTTCATGCGCAGCGCCTCCTTTGACTTAGACTCTTGTCTCTTTTCGCCGTCTACGGAGCATTCCCTGCCACTCGCCAGCTGCTGACGATCCAAGAGCATTTAACAGGGTGCTGGCATCCGAGCCGGCTTTTCGAGGTGTGGATCAGAAGAAGATAAGAATGGCCCGCATTACCCACATGGAGAGGAGAGCGTTAAGGATGGAAATCGCCATGATGTGCGGGTAGTAGCGCGTGTTGACCTCCGCCGTACCCAGGCAGCGGCCCAAGTACTGGATAAGAGAACCCATGAGGTAGATGGCGGGCATGAGCACGGTGATGTCGGCCGCACTCAGGGTTTCGGCCGTGTAGAGGCCAGCCGCCACGCCGACGCCCCCGCCCATGCTCATAAAGGCCGCCAGCAGCACCGCCGCCGCCTGCCCCGGCAGCCCCCAGAGGGCCATGATAGGTGCGAAAACCTTGCCCAAGAGGTCTAGGAGGCCAGTGACATTGAGGGCCCGAATGATGACGAAGGCCATGATCACGTTGGGCATCATGTTGGTGGTGGCAATGGTGAAACCACGTCGCGCTCCATTTACGAACATGTCAAGGACGTTCTGTTTGCTCGGCACCGCTTGCGCTGTGGCCATGCTTTTCTCCTCCTACTTCACTGCCTGGGGCATCCCGGCAGCGGTTTTTTTCTGCGTTGCCTTGATGTAGATGCGCAGCAGGTTGGCGCCCAAGACCTTGAAAACCATCATCACTACAAAGGGCACAATGATGGGCGTCAGCATGATGCTGAAAAGCGCCGCCGCGGACGAGAAGTAGTTGGTGATGGGCGCATCAGCGCTGATTTGGAACATGGAGAAGACGGTCCGCTCGTCGTCAGTGATCTGGCCGTTCTGGTACAGTTCCTTGGTCATCCCAGCGCCGGCGTCGGTGCTCTGCAGACTGGCGATAAGGGCCAGACCGCAGATACCCGGGATACCGATGACCGGCTTAAGAAGCGGGGTCATCAGCTTCTGCGCCGCCCGCAGGCCGCCGAGGCCTTCCACCACAGACACCACACCCAGAGCCAGGATCACCGCCGGCATCAGCTCCAGGGCAAACATAAAGCCGTCGCGCGCGCCAGACCCTCCCGCGCCGCGGAAAGTGAAAGCTGTTTTCGCCCCGTCGAGGGCGATTTTTCCATAGGAACCGTTAAGCACAGTAAAGTCGAGGACCTTCAGCCAGCCTTGGCTGGAAGCAAAAATCCCCGAGAAGAAAAGAATAGCAAAAATAAGCGCGGCGTAGGCAACCCAAGTAACATTATCCGATTGACCCGCTTGCAGCTTTTTCTCTTCCATTTACCGGTACTCCTCCTCTGATCAGCACGTTGCCTTATCCTCTCTGCAACTCACCACCGGCGCCGATGGAACCGACCGGCTTCAGCGCGTCGGGGGCAGCGTGTTGGAAAGCTGGTACGCGGCCTCGCCGAGCAACTTCACACCCAGGGGCAGCACCTCTTCGTTGATATCAAAACGGGAATTGTGGTGCCCGGCCGCGATTTCCGTACCCAGGATAATGTAGGTGGCCTGACCACCGCGCTCTTGGACACGGGCCATAAAATAGCTGTAGTCCTCGCTGCCGCCGGCCGGGCCGAACTCGGCCACCTCGGTCACTCCGGGAACGGTCTTGGCGATGGCGGCCAGCTTCTGGGCCAACTGAGCGCTGGCCTCGCCGCTGAGCGCTGCGCCCGCTTGCTTTACGTCCACCTCGACAGCGTGCATCATCGCCGCTCCTTGCAAGATCCTATGGGCGCGTTCGCGCACAAAATCGTTGAGTTCGGTGGTGGCGCCTCGCGTCTCAATCTTCATTTCCGCGCGGCCGGGGATCACGTTGCGACCGCTTCCCGCCACTAAGGTGCCCACGTTGATGCGGGTGGCGCCCTGGCTGTGGCGGGAGATGGCGTGCAGGTTCAAGGCCGCCGTGGCCGCGGCCAGGAGGGCGTTGTGCCCCGCCTCCGGCTCTCCGCCCGCATGGGCCGGTACGCCGGTGAAGGTAACATCAAGCTTGGTGGTGGCGAGGAACCCCCGGCCGCCGCACACCACTTGGCCCACCTTCCGGCGCGAGATGCCCACGTGAATACCCAGCATGTAGTCCACGTCGTCCACCACCCCGGCCTCTACCATGGCCCGGGCGCCGCGCACCCCCTCTTCCGCCGGCTGAAACACGAGTTTAATCCGGCCCTTGAGCTCGTCTTTAATGGCCATGAGCACCTCAGCCAGCCCTAAGCCAATGGTGGTGTGTGCATCGTGCCCGCAGGCGTGCATGGCGCCCGGGTTTTCGGAGACAAATCCCTCGGCGAACGGCCGGTGAGTCGCTTCGCGCGCCTCGTCCACATCGTTGGCGTCCATGTCGAAGCGGAACCCCAGGGTCGGCCCCGGCCGGCCGGTATCCAGGACGGCCACGACGCCGGTCTTACCGCCCTCCATGCGGGCCACAATCTCCGGGTCGGCTCCTTGCTCCAGCGCCTGCTGCTGCCGCCGGGCGAGCTCTTCCGGACCCGGCACGCCCATCATCGCTTCTTCTTTGATCACTTCGCCGCCGTAGTACACCTCGTAGCCCAGTTCCTGCAGCTTTTTCACCACCAGGCCGGCCGTTCGAAACTCCGTCCAACCCGGTTCGGGGTAGCGGTGCAGATCCCGCCGCAGCGCCACCAACCGCTCTTTAAGTCCCGCTGCCAGTTCTGCGATCCCAGGATGCATGTTCAAACCTCCTTAAGTCCGCCGCTGACCTTATTGTGCCCAACCGGCCCCAGCCGGCACTGCGAGGAGCCCCCGCTTCGCCCCTGCGGCGCTCGGCTCCTCTCCCTATATTCGTTTCGGCCGGGCTTACTCCTCCAAGACAGGCTGTGCTTAGAGGGGCAGGAGCACGCGTTGCGCCTTTTTCCTTCAAACGCGGACAAAAAAAAGACCAGCTGTTCCCTCCAACACCTGGTCTTGGTCCTGGCTACCTTGCGCGCCTTTACTTATCCCAGTGTCGCTTCATGAGGTCAATGAGGTCCAGCCATTCGGCGTAGCGGCGGCGGTAGGCGGCGGAAGCGGCCGGGTTGGGCTGGAAGGCGGCGCGGATCTTCACCGCTTCCTTGAAGGCCGTGGCGTAGTCCGGGAAGATCCCGGCGCCGACGCCGGCGGCGAGGGCCACGCCCAGGGCACCGATCTCGGTCGCGGCCACCACCTCCACCGGCACCTCGAGCACGTCGGCAAACATCTGGCTCCAGACGTCGCTCTTGGCGCCGCCGCCCGAAAGGCGCGCCTTTTTGATCTCGCAGCCGGCGGAGCGCAGGCGGTCGATGTGCCACTTGTGGATGAAGGTGATGCCCTCATACACGGCCCGCGCCAGGTCGGCAAAGGTGTGCCCCTGCGCGATGTTGAAGAAGCCGGCGCGGCCGCGCGGGTGCACATTGGGGCTACCCAGGAAAGGGTGGTAGATCACGCCGGTGCCGCCGGGGGGCAGCGAGGCCACGGCCGCGTTGATGACGTCGAACTTGGAGATGCCGCGCTTTTGCGCCTCCAGCACGGCACCGCCGCCCAGCTGGTTGACAAACCACTCCAGGTTGATGGCGGAGGTGGCGCTTCCTTCCAGCACCAGCACCTTCCCCGGCAGGGCGAAGTGCATGTTCATGATGACATTGGTGGCCGGCTCGTCGGTGATCACCTCGTTAATGGACCAGGTGCCGGCCACCACCGCAGCCACACCCGGGTCGATGGCGCCCGAGCCCACGGCGCAGGCGGCCACGTCCATCATCCCGGCTGAACAGGGGGTGCCGGGTGCGAGACCGGTGCGCTCCGCCGCCGCCGGCAGCACGTGCCCGACGATGTCGTGGCCGGCCACGGCCAGGCGCGGCAGCTTGCTGTACATCTCGGGAATACCGTAGAGCTCCATGAGACGGCGCGAGTAGGTGCCGGCCCTAAAGTGAAGGAGCCCGTTGCCGCTCATGTCGTTGAGCTCGGAGACCAACTCACCCGTGAGTTTGAACCGGATCAGGTCTTTGCACATGAGGACGCCGGCGATGCGCCGGTAAGCCTCGGGCTCGTTCTCTTTGATCCACCGAAGGAGCGGTCCCGGCTGGCCGGGGTAGGGCTGGCCCAGGGTGATGGCGCTGATTTCGCTGTAGCGCCCGCTCTTTTTGTAGTCCTCGATGATATCCACGGCGCGGGCGTCCTGCGAGCCGATGCCGCGCCGCACCAGGCTGCCTTCTTCGTCCACCGCGTAGAGCCCGTTGCCGTGGCCGGTGAAGCCCACAGCGGCGATGTCTTTCGGATCGACGCCGGACTTGGCGATCACCTCGCGGATGCAGTCCGCGGTATTCTGCCAGAGCCGCTCGGCGTCGCCCTCCACCCAGGTGGGTTCGGGGTTTACCACCTCGTAGCGGCGGGCGGCCACGGCTGCCTCGCGGCCGGCGAGGTCAAAGAGCGCGACCTTGGAGTTGGTGAGGCCGTCGTCGATACCCATGAGGTACTCAGCCATCCTTCTCCCCTCCCGGGTTAGCATTTGCCTATGGGCGTTGGAGCTGCAATACACAGCTTGGGACTTAAAACGCTAAATGCCCAGTGCTGAACGCTCTAAATGGCACCCTGCCCCGGTTCACCCACGGCCGGGGTTCTTCGCCGCGAAAGAGCTTGGCAAGCTCGCGCGCCAGCCGGTGCGGAGCCTTGGCCAGGGCATCGCGGGTGGTGCCGGCCATGTGGGTGGTGATGGTGCAGTTGTCCAGGGTAACCAGCGGGTAGTCCTTGCCGGGCGGCTCTCGGTCGAAGACGTCGAGCGCCGCCCCACCGATCTTCCGGTCGCGCAGGGCTTGATAGAGGGCGTCTTCGTCCACCAGCCCCGAGCGCGCGGTGTTGACGAGAATGGCGGTGGGCTTCATGAGGGCGAGCTCCCGCGCCCCGAGCATGTGCTCGTTTTCCTCCGTGAGGCGCGCGTGAATCGTGACGAAGTCGGACTCCTTAAGCAGCGTGTCAAGGTCGGTGAGGGTGACGTTCAGCGCCGCCGCTGCCTCCGGTCCAGCATACGGGTCGTAGGCCAGGAGGCGCACCTCGAAGCCGGAGAGCTTGCGCGCCACCAGCTGCCCGATCCGGCCGAAGCCGATAATGCCCACCGTCCGGCCCGGCAGGTCCGGCGAGTAGGGTAGGTTGATGAAGTCGCGGCGCCACTCGCCCTGCTTTAAGGCCATGTGGCTGCGGGCGATGTTGCGCGCCTCCGCCAGCAGCATGCCGACGGCGTAGTCGGAAACGGCGTCGGCGTTGCGCCCCGGGTTGTTGAAGAACATGATGCCCTTTTCGGTCAGGTAGTCGGCGGCCACGTTCTCGTAGCCGGCGCGCAAGCTGCCCACCGCTTTAAGTTTCCGGCCGGCGTCGATGAGCCGCCGTCCCAGGGGAAGAAACTGCATGATGAGTACATCGGCATCCGCGATTAACGGGAAGATGTCCGCGGGCGGCGGCACCGCCTCCGGCCCTTCCTCCTCCAGCCTGCGGTTGAGATACTGCAGCCTTTCCATGCTGCCCTGCAGCCAGTCGTAGGTCACCAGTTCACAGCCGTACCCGCGCCAGGGGGCGAAACCGTCCAGCAACAGGTCAGAACCGATGTAGTCGTCGCCCACCAAAAGAACTTTCATCTTTGCCACCTCTTGTAAGTTTCGGCCAAGTTGTAGTTACCCCGGCCACGCCGGGGCGGCGGCTTGGGGGGCAACCAGGCGGGTTGCCCCCACCGCAGCAGTGCGGGGTCGCCTCTGACGGCTGAGTGCCCAATGCTAAACGCCAATCAGGCCTTGCCGGCCGACCCGCAGAGCTCGATCTTGCGGCGCACCACGTCTTTCATCAGCTCCAGCGGCTTTTCGTAGATGTACATGGGCCACGGCGCCCGCCGCTCGTTGGTGGCGAGAAATTCCTTCAGGCCGTCCACGAGGGCGACGCAGAGCTCCGAGAAGATGTTAAGCTTGGCGATGCCGTGGGCGATGGCATCCTTTACCTGCTCGTCCGGCGTGCCGGAGCCGCCGTGCAGCACCAGCGGCACCTTGGAGACGGCGTTGATGGCCTGAAGGCGCGGGATGTCGAGCTTGGGCGCTGCGGTATAGATTCCGTGGGCCGTGCCGACGGCCACCGCCAGGGCGTCCACCGCCGTATCGGCCACGAAGCGGTCGACGTCCGCCGGGTCTGTCAAATGCCCTTCGTCCTCGCCTTCGCCGGCATAAACCTCGGCCTTGCCCACGTGGCCCAGTTCCGCCTCAATGGTTACACCCCTCGGCCGGGCGTAGGCCACAACCTTCTTGGTGAGCGCCACATTCTCGGCGTAAGGCAGCGAGGAGCCGTCGATCATCACGGAGGAGAAGCCGGCATCCACCGCCTGCTGGCAGAGCTCAAAGCTGGGGCTGTGGTCCAGGTGCAGAGCCACCGGCACGGAAACCTGCCCGGCGGCGGTGCGCACCAGGCTCACCAGGTAGGGCATCGCCGCCTCGGCATCCGGCGGCACCACCATGCAGATAACCGGCGACCGCATTTCCTCGGCCACCTCGGCCACTGCCCGCACGAACTCCAGGTTGCTCACGTCGAAGGCCGGCACGGCGTATTTACCCGCCCGCGCCTTCTCCAGCAGGTCCTTCATGGGTACCAGAGCCAATTTCATTACCTCCTTACGTTGGCAACGCAATCTTCCCGTCTGCCGTCAGCGCATCAGCATGCCGCCGGAGATATCGATTGTCGCGCCGGTCATGTAGCTGTTGCGCTCGGACACCAGGAACAGCACCAGGTCGGCAATCTCCTCCGGCGCGGCGATGCGGCCGATGGGGATGCGGGACAGGTAGCGGCCCGGGTCCTTCAGCACCGGCGCCGTCATGTCGGTGTAGACCATACCGGGGGCCACGGCATTTACCTGAATGCCCTCCTTCGCCACCTCGCGCGCCAGCGAAACAGTAAAGGCCACCACCCCCGCCTTGGAAGAGGCGTAGTGGGCATGCCCGGTGGTGGAGCCGCGGAAGGCGGCCTGCGAGGTGAAGTTGACGATCTTCCCCGGCGCCCGGCGCTCCAGGAGATGCCGTACCAGCCACTGGTTGGTAAGAAAGACTCCGGTGAGGTTTACGTCCAGGGTGCGCCGCCAGTCTTCCTCTTTAATGTCCACCACCTTACCCGTGGGCCAGATGCCGGCGGTGTGCACCAGGATGTCCACCGGTCCCAGGTTGCCCACCACCTGGCGGAACATGGCGTCCACTGCAGCCGCCTGGGAGACGTCGCCCTGCACCGCCAGAGCCGTACCGCCTTGCGCGCTGATCTCGCGCACCACATCCTCGGCCGCCTGGGGCGACTTGGCGTAGTTTACCGCCACCTTTGCCCCTTCGCGGCCCAGGGCCAGGGCCACCGCGCGGCCCATGCCGCGCGACCCGCCCGCCACCACGGCCACTTTCCCCTCAAGCCCCAAGTCCATGTGCCATCGTCTCCTTTCCCAGCCCCTACGCCTCCGGTGCCAGGATCACTTTGAGCGCGGCGCCGCTACGCGCGAGTTCAAAGCCCTCCCGGTACTTAGAAAGCGGCAGCACCTTCGTCACCAGGCGCTCGGCGTCCAGCCGCCCGGCCGCCATCAGGTCCAGGAT
Coding sequences:
- the dhaK gene encoding dihydroxyacetone kinase subunit DhaK gives rise to the protein MKKLINRVEDVVTETLEGIERLHPERVRKLPDFYVLVRRDAPVAGKVGLIAGGGSGHEPAFWGCVGPGMMDAGVQGDVFTSPTPDHILAALKAVDGGAGVIQIYNNYTGDILNFDMAQEMARAEGMKVDTIVVNDDVAVENSTYTVGRRGIAGNFFVQKIAGAAAARLMPFERVLALGKKAAENLRSMGMALTSCTVPAKGAPTFSIGEDEMEIGMGLHGEPGIERTKLRPANEVAELLVSKAAADFPLKGGETVAVLINGLGATPLMELYIVGRAVADYLKAHGIKIHRSYVGEFATSMEMAGCSVSLLRLDDELASLLDYPADTLTFKQV
- a CDS encoding HEPN domain-containing protein gives rise to the protein MPERSGDWFRQAEADLRHAHNSLASGDYEWACFAAQQAAEKAVKALFQSLHLDAWGHTVSLLLANLPQGQAVPQDLLDKAKVLDKHYIPARYPNGFESGAPTDFYTRPEAEQAVRIAGEIIAFCKDHRGE
- a CDS encoding nucleotidyltransferase family protein gives rise to the protein MPSVKIIAANEPEVRRALRQYVASLKKRQEVKAVYLCGSWARGRHSPYSDVDLLVLLSAGDQRRPFDRVPDYLPARFPVSLDLFIYTKEELARNEFAQNLLATGIPL
- the iadA gene encoding beta-aspartyl-peptidase, translating into MTGKPFFTLLRGARVFAPEDLGRQDVLVAGERIAALGPELEVPAGWQAAEVDLSGYYLLPGFIDQHVHIAGGGGEGGFATRTPEAELSAITRCGVTTVVGLLGTDGVTRHMAGLLAKARGLEAEGISTYIYTGAYEVPTRTLTGSVRSDLVLVDKVIGTGEIAISDHRSSEPRPEEIEKLAAEARVGGMLSGKAGVVHLHLGDGRGGLKLLFHIVDESEIPLTQFVPTHVNRNPWLFEDALRWGKRGGFLDITSSIVPTRAVPAAIKPSQAVAQALAKGVPLEHITMSSDGFGSAPDFDSHGQLRGLLVGKEDSLLGELCDLVQKEGLPLEQAAQVLTRNVARLLRLWPQKGGIQVGADADLAVLTPELTLHQVWARGRLMVDEGRPVVWGTFEQSLNE
- a CDS encoding lysylphosphatidylglycerol synthase transmembrane domain-containing protein, giving the protein MTARTKMLLGGIISVALSAGSLAYIFFRLPGETFPLTSRLIRWSSILAALSLLILAWLCDALRLKFLARALNKGLPLATGLRAILAGNFVTLVTPFLFGGAPAVAYILTQADLTWTEASAVVAAGGWVAQGALAALSLLALLTLRLLRLSLPLSALFLAGIATHILVLATAGFLVLRPELAELVLRFVPGRLRPQAQRALRRFQAHMEQLFTASPRWLFLSFGCAAFYFLLFFAIAPALLSPRAPTLSWPALAAFQDAAYLAAAFAPTPGGSGASEFGILYIFRRVLPLPLVKEYVLWWRLLTFYLNLLAGGIALSLSTWRLFTRPESGGHT
- a CDS encoding amidohydrolase, which codes for MNAAIARAVEAYRAEILKTFHDLHGLPEWGLEEHKTAAYLKARLAEAGIAVRELTETGFTAEVAGAEPGPSVGLRADMDALPFKNEAGETYYLHACGHDAHSTMGLWTLKILKELGLVKRGRVRVIFQPAEERLVGAKNMVAAGAGQGLDELYGVHIRPIQEARLGQAAPALWHGGSTVAEVTIKGRAAHGARPHLGVNAIDGAALAILGINSLWANPAQQWSAKVTKIAGGGVASNIIPDKVVFTLDLRAETNALMEEIAAKVKAACAGGAAAVGGTAEFNVLGSVPAAEYDQEAVANLARAIEAVLGPEGLLEPIHSPGSDDFHEFKMADRSLKTAFLALGADATPGLHDPHMSFATEALLTGTKILALALAHRVA
- a CDS encoding YjiG family protein, yielding MATAQAVPSKQNVLDMFVNGARRGFTIATTNMMPNVIMAFVIIRALNVTGLLDLLGKVFAPIMALWGLPGQAAAVLLAAFMSMGGGVGVAAGLYTAETLSAADITVLMPAIYLMGSLIQYLGRCLGTAEVNTRYYPHIMAISILNALLSMWVMRAILIFF